In Candidatus Deferrimicrobiaceae bacterium, the genomic window TAGTAAATCTATTGGAGAATCGGTTCGGCGGGACGATTCGCACCACGTAATTCCAATCAGAAGGGGGGACGCGATGACGAAGGCTGACCTGGTAGAGATCGTGTACGAGAAAGTAGGCGGCCTTTCGAAGAAAGAGTCGCAGGATATCGTCGAGACGATCTTCGATACGATGAAGGATATCCTGAAAAACGGAGAAAAGATCAAGATCTCCGGATTCGGGAACTTCATCCTGCGCGACAAGCGCCCCCGCAAGGGGAGGAATCCCCAGACAGGCGACGACATCCAGATCACGGCGCGCCGCGTGCTCACCTTCCGGCCCAGCCAGATCCTGAAGGCGTACATCAACGAAGAGAACCCGTAAGCGGTTTCCGGGGGGCAGGTGTGGCAGTTCCCGAAATCCCGGACAAGTTCTACTTCAAAATCGGAGAGGTAAGTTCTCTTCTGGGCGTGAAGCCTTACGTGGTCCGGTTCTGGGAGACCGAGTTCGACCTGGCGCCGGCGAAGAACCGCTCCCGACACCGCGTCTACAAGAAGCATGAAGTCGAGACGTTGCTCGAAATCAGGAGGCTGCTCTACGACGAGAGGTTCACGATCGAGGGGGCGCAGAAGAAGTTAAAGGAACGGATGAAGGATAAGAGCAAACAGCTCGGTTTGAATCTGGAGGAAAAGAAACAAAGGGCCGTCCTCCAGAAGGTCAAGAAGGATCTCGAGAAGATCCGGGAGATGCTGAGGCAATGAACCGAGATGGCGGCCGTCCCGCCTCGCCCGGCACACCTCTCGCCGATATCCGCCCATGAATCCGCCCAGGAATTCCGACGATAGCCGCTCCGCCCGGGACGGGGAACGGGGAGAGCGCCCATGGGGCTTCTACCTCGTTCTCTACGAGGAGGAAGGATGCAAGGTCAAGAGGTTCCTCGTGCGCCCGGGAAAGCGCCTGAGCCTGCAAAGACACCGGCACCGAGCCGAGCACTGGCACCTCGTGCGGGGAGAGGCGGTAGTCACCCGGGAGGGGGAAACGATCCGGATGGAGGCGGGCCATTCCCTCGACATCCCCCGGGGGGCCGTCCACCGGATCGAGAACGTCGGGCGGGAGGACGTGATCGTCATCGAGGTCCAGACCGGTTCATATATGGGAGAAGACGACATCGAGCGGCTGGAGGACGACTTCGGGCGGTCGTAAACGCCGCGGTTTCCCGGATTTTCCGTGACAACGCTGACGGGAGCGGATATCATGAAACATTCGGGTCGGGGCGTAGCGCAGCCTGGTAGCGCACTTGCATGGGGTGCAAGGGGTCGCTGGTTCAAGTCCAGTCGCCCCGACCATTTTTTCTTTTTATCATCCATACAGTTAGGCGTTGAAATGGCGGGAGTCACCGTCCCGCCTCCTGCGCGATTGTAGCAGAATTGTAGCAACTCGAGAGCGTCTCTATCGCATTTCGCTTGTGCTCCGGGGTCAGGTGCGAATACCTCTCCGTCATCGTCGCCGTCTTGTGGCCGAGGATCTCCCCGACCGTCCTCAACGGGACGCCGGACATCACCAAATGCGAAGCCGCCGTGTGCCGGAGCCCGTGAAAGGTGAAGTCCTCGATCCCCTCCTTCGCGCAAGCATTCCGGAAAGAGGTGTCCACGTCGGTGAAGGGGATCCCGTCCTTCCCGACCGTCTGCCACTTCTTCACCCCGACGAAAACATAGTCCGCCCGCAGCCGCCGCGGGAGTGACGCCAGGAGGGCCTTCACGCGGGAGGACATCGGGACGTGGCGGGGGTCGTTGTTCTTCGGGTCGGCGATATAGATCATGTTGTTCTTCATGTCCAGGTCTTCCCACTTGAGCCGGAGAATCTCTCCGCGCCTCATTCCCGTTTCCAGCGCCATGATGATGATCGGGCGAAGGTGCGCCGATGCGGCCTGGACGAGTTTCTCCGCCTCCTCGACCGAGAGGAACCGCGTCCGCCCCTTGGATTCGGGGAGAGGTTTCACGCGGGCCGCGGGGTTGCGGTCCACGAGCCCCCAGGCGATGCCCTTGTTGAAGACTTCCTTGAGGACCGCGAGTTCATGCTTCACGGTCGATGTGCTCCGGGGCCTCCGGGCCTCCGGTTTCTTCGCCTTGATCGGGACTGTCTTCCGCTGCGCCCGGAAGGTTTCCACCTCGTGCTCGGTGATCGTGTGCGCCATCTGT contains:
- a CDS encoding integration host factor subunit alpha, with the translated sequence MTKADLVEIVYEKVGGLSKKESQDIVETIFDTMKDILKNGEKIKISGFGNFILRDKRPRKGRNPQTGDDIQITARRVLTFRPSQILKAYINEENP
- a CDS encoding MerR family transcriptional regulator; this encodes MAVPEIPDKFYFKIGEVSSLLGVKPYVVRFWETEFDLAPAKNRSRHRVYKKHEVETLLEIRRLLYDERFTIEGAQKKLKERMKDKSKQLGLNLEEKKQRAVLQKVKKDLEKIREMLRQ
- a CDS encoding phosphomannose isomerase type II C-terminal cupin domain yields the protein MNPPRNSDDSRSARDGERGERPWGFYLVLYEEEGCKVKRFLVRPGKRLSLQRHRHRAEHWHLVRGEAVVTREGETIRMEAGHSLDIPRGAVHRIENVGREDVIVIEVQTGSYMGEDDIERLEDDFGRS
- a CDS encoding site-specific integrase: MAHTITEHEVETFRAQRKTVPIKAKKPEARRPRSTSTVKHELAVLKEVFNKGIAWGLVDRNPAARVKPLPESKGRTRFLSVEEAEKLVQAASAHLRPIIIMALETGMRRGEILRLKWEDLDMKNNMIYIADPKNNDPRHVPMSSRVKALLASLPRRLRADYVFVGVKKWQTVGKDGIPFTDVDTSFRNACAKEGIEDFTFHGLRHTAASHLVMSGVPLRTVGEILGHKTATMTERYSHLTPEHKRNAIETLSSCYNSATIAQEAGR